The genomic region AAAATTTGACccaaaaaaaagaacaaaaaattaTTTCATTTGATAGTGGAGTAATATAGTAAAAACTTTATGAATAATCTATTACGACTCTTTAAAAAAATATGTTATAATATACCTTTATTTAGTGAAACTATCTAGAAATGTATCCGAAAAAGTAGTTGAAAATCATAAGTTGATAACGCACTTGATTAACATTAAATTATTTGACAAATTGTCTGAAAATATAGTTGATCATGGAAAAAGACAAAATACCAAAGGAGAAAATATAGCTTTTTTCACCTAATATCCTCGAGTTTTTATTTCAGGTGTTTAAATGTCAATCATTAACTATCGACCTATCGTTACCAAACATTTGTACGAAAAATAAAGTTTATTGACGTATTGGCTCAAATAAATTACTCCATTCAAATAATGcaccttatttatattttatcagGACAAATAGACGTAAATTGGTAAGTTTTAGTGAATCATATATTTGGTCCATCTAGGCATTTGCCAACCAAACCGTtttttccttgatatctactcaatttaatttaatttaatttactcCTAAAATACACCGTTTATTAAACCCTTAAAAAAAGATCAAAAATACTAAATAGTGTTAAACATGGAtacatattgtttagcaaacaaggccatgatattttctaataatttttgtataaaaccgttttacacaAGCGTGAGAGAAGGTTGAAATAATCTAACTACCAAGGAAAAATGACAGCAACACAAAAATCGACACTCGAAGTAACAACTCTTGCGGAAACCACTGCAATTGTTTTATCCCCATAACTTtgtgcaattgtgaaattaacccccataactttcaattggagtgattaggccccacaacttacataataagtgaaattaaacccctttatcaaaatctcacgagaaattcaatttatcatatcataaaagtaaaaatggttatgttcttatgaaaaatacgaaataaaagtttaaaaaacttaataaaaaaaattcaattgcAAAATATTTTGTTAGGTACAGATTTATTATTTCAATTACAAAAATGGTCATGAGAAAttcaatttattatttttatataaagtacaaatttttcaaatttgtgTAAAAAAATTTCAATTGCAAAATATTTTGTTAGGTAGTTATGTTAAAATCAGAAGTCGGAATAAAAGATTTTCTtgacaaaaaatataaaaaatataataaaagagaaaagTAATATTCAAACATTTCTATTTTTCAACAATTACAAAAAGTTTACACATAAAATTGTTAATTTTTCTTTTCCAAAATATCATACCGAATTACATACGTatataaaaaaattgttttactcccttcaatttcatttattgttcctctTTCCCTTTCCATCAATTTTTCTTattgttccctctttcctttttttggaCAACTTTATGTAGTCCAAAATCAATTTAATGTGGGGTcatgtgttttgtgtggtccaaattaattcccttatttcttatgccaaaaaaaaaggggaacaataaatgaaattggagggagtagtatATAATACGTAtgattttagtatgttatatgtataCGTGTTGGTATAGCTGTTAGTAATAGTATATAATGACATTTTTGGTGAGATTTTggtttaattttttaaaacttttatttcgTATTTTTCATAAGAACATAACCATTTGTACTTTtgtgatatgataaattgaatttctcgtgagattttgataaaaggtttaatttcacttattatgtaagttatgaggcctaatcactccaattgaaagttatgggggttaatttcacaattgtaCAGAGTTATGGGGGTCAATCACTACTTCCCCGCTTCTACAATCTCCCAAATTCCGATTCTACGTGAACCCTAGTTAAATACATTCAATTCCAATCTAACACGCTAACTGATCCGTTTTTTTGTAGATTATTTAAAAAAGAGTGATCAGAAGAATAGCCGGAAAAATCTGCTCACCGATAGTAGTATAAGTACGGTACAAAGAAGTCCTCTTTATTTTGGGTTGCAGGAGATATATGCTATCTATCTAGCGTTCTGTACAGCCCTCGCACTTGATAATCCTTCGTAAGCACAAGAACAACACAAAGGTACATCAACACCGAGTTacatcaaaatgaaataaagcgACACTAATGGTAATCTTCCCTTAAACCAAAGAATCCAAATAACTATACTTCCTACAACGGTTATACTCGAGTAGGCTGCCATATGTGCGATCCCAAACTCCGATGAAAAGAGACTCGGTATCAGGACTGAATGAGAGGCCGGATATTTCACCAAAAAAATCTATTTCTTGTTCTTCATTATAACCGTTCTTGACATCAAATACATGCACAAAATCTGCAGGCTCCGCCATAGCCATGAACCGGCCATCAGATGAGTAGCGCATAGACCGAATAGCTCCCAAGTTGCCCTTCAGGACAGCTAGAGATTTCGACAAATTTCTGACATCCCAAATGCGACATGTCCTATCTTGGTTTCCGGTGGCGAAATTGAAGCCATCCGGACTCCATGCAGTTGCAAAGGAGAAATCCTTGTGTCCGACTAAAGGCGTTATAGTCTGCATAAAACAGATTAGTAAAAACCCTATTCACTGAGAAGTATTACTCCGTATATATTACATGATACGAcattgactcaactcaaactgTACCGAAAGTAGCATACTCAGATTAAGGTGAGTGATAAGAAAGAAAATGAACTGAATAGCATCAAAATTTAATTGTGTAACACGAAAAGTCGAACACCACCAATCTAATATAACCATATTGAAGCCTAAACTGATGACCTTTTTGCTTGGTCTAGTCGTAACACATACCTTTCCGTTTCTAGAATCCACCAGTAAACCATCAGCGTGATCTCCCACAACGACAAGCATCCTACCATCAGGACTCAAGGATGTATGCTGCAAAACAAAAGGGAAAGGTCAATAATGTTGCCTGCGCGTTGAGCATGGAAAATGGCACAAATGTTCCAAAGAATCAAAGAGTTGCACAGCTGCGCTCCAAATAGCAGAGTCAAAGTTCGGATAAAGCTTGCTCAGGAACTAAATACTCCACACATAAATAAGCAGAAAAGTGCTTTATGTATTTGCATAAGCTATTCAGGCTCGAAGTGGTATCAGAGTAATGTTTTCTTCTTCAATTCATGCAGAAAAGTGCTTTTCTGCAACTCAAGCAGAAAAGACGAAAAGTGACTCCCAGTAGAATAATGTTTTTTCTTTAAATTTATACTTGAAATACATTATTCATTGATTTCAATGAGCACAAGTTTTTAACACAAATGTCctaattttttaaattttctgTGTGTTTGACCAAATACTCACttctttttaaaaataaaaataaataaacaaggcGGAGCCAATGAAAGTGAACAATATGAAACTCGTCTTCATGAAGAAATGCCTTAAATAAGGCTGATTTTTTTAAGATGCTTCAGCCATGGTACCAAGTACTAACTACTTAAAAATATCATCCACGGCACTGAATGGTAGAAGTTATCAAGGGTTTGAAAGTACGCAATCGCAATTTGAGGCGCTATAGGCCGTGTTTATAGCGAACAGACGGAGATCAGGCCGCGACAAAAGCACACATCAGCTGACAACAATTCCCATGGGGTTATCCATATTTGCAACAATTCACTGGGTAAGGTACAGAAATAATCTTTGGGGGTTATCCATATGTTGTTCATAgttggtggtgggtggtgatGGGAGTAATAAGGTAAGACTTAAGAGGGTGTGAGAACCCCAGGAAGGTGGGGGTATCAATCTAAGGGAATGGGGGGTTAAATCTAAACTGAAAAAGGAGTATAAAACAAACATCAACAAAGGGAAAGGGAATGGATTATTTCCTTTACTTTCCCAGAATACCCTGTAGGCTGGAGCCAAATTCCCCCTGAGAGTTTACTTTTGCTTTTGACATGAACTTTTAGGAGAGTCGCATGAAAATGGCGATGTGGCTACTTGAAGGACCATTTAGCAACTAGATTACCATAATACACGTTAAAGTGGTCTCCCAAGTATTAAATATAGGCCACAACACACATCATCGTATCACAATCAGGCTATCAAGGGTTTGAAGGTTAACGTGACCGAATTTTTAGGCAGTTCCAGCCACGTTTTGGCACACAAATTGAGATCATGACAagacaagcaattcaaagatCACCTCAAACTAGAAAATTATATCATGTGTCACCATAACATGGGTAGTTTTACGGGAAAAAAAAAGGCATTTTAATTATTTGACGTGACCAAGACTTGCCCAAATAAAAACAAACAACCAAAAGAAACCGCCAAAAAGGAATAGGTAAGGAACTATAGGGAGTACTATGTAAAAGTGTAACACTAAGCCAGATTTAAAGAGCCCTAGATTCTATGCACACAAGGCATAGAAATATGATGTCATCCGAAGACATAAATGTAGTGAGAAAATAAATGGAGGAAGGATAATTAACTTTGAGAAGGTAAAAACTGTACATAACCACGAAACCAAGAAGTGAAAAGAGAAAACACAACTAACATTGACTGGCCAAGGATACTCAAAATGCTTTGTGAGCTGAAACTTCTCCATGTCAAAGTCTCTAATGCCACAATCATTATTTGAGGCAGTAAAGTGAGTTGCACCACTGCAAAATTAAAATTTACTTAAGAAAAATCAGGTAATGTACGTCATTCAATAGCTGTTGACCACAAACAATCAGGAAAAAAAACAAGTACCTGGAAGAGGAATATATCTCAATAGCATTGGTAATAGCATTATCATCATAGGTAGTCCGTGTGCAGAAGCTCACTCCAGGTCTATCCAAGTTCTGCAAGTTCAAGTTACCAAAGCATGAGTATTCTTCTTTACCATTGCTTTTTAAAGTAATTTGAAGTTGTACAATGACGAACCAACCACTAATTCCATCATACCCCCCCTCCtccaaaacacacacacacacacgcacgcACACAATAAACGGTGCTATATGCCTATATATCCTAATAATCATGGGGATCTCTGTTTCTAATCAGTAAAAGAAGGAATAAAATGGAACGAAAGAAACATAGTATTTAGGTGAAAAGGGCAAACCTTGCAAATAAGTTCCCCATGAAATCCTCCAGCAACTAACAAATTATCTTTCACTGCAAGAGTGCTAACTTGTGTTTGAGAGAACCCTTCCAAAAGACTTCCAGGATGTTTCTGTAAAGAAGAACCCAAATGAGTAATTTAATTTTAGAAACTGTACTTGTGTTTGAGAGAACCCTTCCAAAAGACTTCCAGGATGTTTCTGTAAAGAAGAACCCAAATGAGTAATTTAATTTTAGAAACTGTGTTTCCTCATACCATGGTAACAATCGATATACGGCATATTACATAAATATGAGGCAGCTAAGTTAAATTTCAATTTTCACGAAGTCAAACAAATAAAACAATGCCGAGTCTAGCAACAATAATGACAGGTTcggttaaaataaaattaaaaatataaCAAGGTTCTTAAAAAAATGAGATGGATGTACACTCACTTCGGTTGGAGCCACGTGACCCGAGACATTAAGAACCTCAGACTTAGTGTGAGACAACGCGGACCAATGGATGATGCACGAATTAGATATAAGATATACATCGTGCTTCGAAGTAGCCCAAACCAAGTTCCTCAACTGCACGAGAGCTTACGGTGTTACATGTTAACAATTtacgagataaaaaaaattagtaCTAAATGCATCAGCAAAATCAAAAATCTTACAAAATAAATATGTGATGAAACTCGAACAAACATTCTAAGCAGTAGTGATATAATGTCAACTTATCTGGCAAACACTAATGGAAGACCCGACAGCATGCAATTAACACACTTAcactaatgaaataaacaatgctcTAAAATAACTCCCGCCAAGTTATTTACCATCTCAAATCTCTCTTCACACCATTAAGTTTGATTTCAAGGAATATAAAATAACACCCGTTAACAGACAACTGCTCCGGAGTGGCTTAGCCAGTTTGCCCAACCCAACAAATTGAGAGTTCGTGTGCGTATTTGTATCAAAGTGTTCACTCAAATCAACCTAACAAGCGCAACTGTGCAAGACGCACTGCTGTAGTGCAAGAAAGCCATACCCTCTGAAGTTCCCCAAACTGGCTCAACTCAGGCAATACAAAAGGTGCAAGAGGCTAGTTTTATTGCAGTAGCTCTACATTTTGGCCATGTACGTAAACACCATCAACAAAACTCTGCATTGGACTATTGTAGatgatttaaaaaaaaaggcAGTGtcataaaatcgagaaaaacaTCACGACAGACATGCacataattttctcccactcacCTTTTGTTTTTCGGTTTTTCCATCAGGATACGAGTCATACAACACAAA from Silene latifolia isolate original U9 population chromosome 3, ASM4854445v1, whole genome shotgun sequence harbors:
- the LOC141646779 gene encoding putative WD repeat-containing protein C2A9.03; the encoded protein is MSHLRMDDAEYMADEYDMEDIDDDMQEDFRDRDGGSDSDNDEYDFMDDRRADTTAMQARRGRDIQGIPWERLSVTREKYRETRIEQYKNYENVPNSGQVSEKVCKKTNKKGFYYDFRHNSRSVKSTILHFQLRNLVWATSKHDVYLISNSCIIHWSALSHTKSEVLNVSGHVAPTEKHPGSLLEGFSQTQVSTLAVKDNLLVAGGFHGELICKNLDRPGVSFCTRTTYDDNAITNAIEIYSSSSGATHFTASNNDCGIRDFDMEKFQLTKHFEYPWPVNHTSLSPDGRMLVVVGDHADGLLVDSRNGKTITPLVGHKDFSFATAWSPDGFNFATGNQDRTCRIWDVRNLSKSLAVLKGNLGAIRSMRYSSDGRFMAMAEPADFVHVFDVKNGYNEEQEIDFFGEISGLSFSPDTESLFIGVWDRTYGSLLEYNRCRKYSYLDSLV